A window of Sphingobacterium sp. SRCM116780 contains these coding sequences:
- a CDS encoding alpha-galactosidase, with protein sequence MKFKFFNSPSLLCLILFCKVIFAGLLSAQTIIPIETKNNAVALEVGTDKVLRIIYNGKKLRNEKEYAEVQHMSKLETDYTGLLSSAYTPSGSRNLFEPAISLTHADGNPSLDLRYVKHIVEKTDNVSSLEIVLKDPQYDLEVILHYKIYHIHDVIEQWSTIRNKEKGKVILQKYASANLYFQGDAFFLNQYHGDWAKEMKSEEARLTHGIKTLDSKLGTRADLFQPPVFMVSLDKPATEDQGTVLFAALEWSGNFRTDLELDNQDNLRIISGINNYASAYTLEAGSELVTPKFLFTLSTTGKGTASRNLHDWARNYKLLDGKGDRLTLLNNWESTYFDFNEQKLSMLLKDTKALGVDLFLLDDGWFANKYPRNGDIAGLGDWEENKQKLPNGISSLVRNAKENQVKFGIWIEPEMVNPKSVLYEKHPDWVVKQPMREEYYFRNQLVLDLTNPKVQEFVFNVVDSLFIKNPGLAYIKWDCNAVIYNAFSQTLKDQSYFYVDYVEGLYKVLAKIRKKYPTVPMMLCSGGGGRVDYAALQYFTEYWPSDNTDPLERIFMQWEYSYFYPAIASSNHVTDWGKQPLKFRTDVAMMGKLGFDIVVSGLNEKDLSFAKQSVQEYNKIKDMIYQGDQYRLANPLDGSVASMLYLSRNAARGVVFNYLVNSRYGEKSHHPIILNGLEPDSKYRLTEINLYPGTKTTLPKDKLYSGDFLMKVGFNPDVTSIRTSVIVEIQKVN encoded by the coding sequence ATGAAATTTAAGTTTTTTAATAGTCCATCACTGCTCTGCCTGATACTGTTTTGTAAGGTGATTTTTGCAGGCCTGCTTTCTGCGCAGACAATTATCCCGATAGAAACTAAAAATAATGCAGTTGCTTTAGAGGTAGGGACCGATAAGGTGTTGAGGATTATTTACAATGGCAAAAAACTCCGTAATGAAAAAGAATACGCTGAGGTTCAGCATATGTCCAAGCTGGAAACCGATTATACCGGCCTGCTTTCTTCCGCTTATACCCCATCGGGATCCAGAAACCTGTTTGAACCTGCTATAAGCCTAACTCATGCTGATGGAAACCCCTCTCTTGATCTCAGGTATGTGAAGCATATCGTTGAGAAAACAGATAATGTCTCCTCATTGGAAATTGTGCTTAAAGACCCACAGTATGACCTGGAGGTAATCCTTCATTATAAAATTTACCACATTCATGATGTTATTGAACAATGGAGCACAATACGCAACAAGGAAAAGGGAAAAGTAATTCTTCAGAAATACGCTTCGGCCAATCTGTACTTTCAGGGTGATGCTTTCTTTCTTAACCAGTATCATGGTGACTGGGCAAAAGAAATGAAATCCGAGGAAGCCAGGCTAACCCATGGAATCAAAACACTAGATTCCAAACTCGGTACTAGGGCAGATTTGTTTCAGCCCCCGGTATTTATGGTCTCGCTAGATAAGCCCGCCACAGAAGATCAAGGTACTGTATTATTTGCCGCGCTAGAGTGGAGTGGAAACTTCAGAACAGACCTGGAACTCGATAACCAGGATAACCTGCGAATAATCTCGGGAATCAATAACTACGCTTCTGCATATACGCTTGAAGCTGGTAGCGAACTGGTGACCCCCAAATTTTTGTTTACCCTGTCCACTACGGGAAAGGGAACGGCAAGCCGCAATCTTCATGATTGGGCACGCAATTATAAGCTTTTGGACGGGAAAGGAGATAGGTTAACCCTGCTCAATAACTGGGAATCGACTTATTTTGATTTCAATGAGCAAAAGCTCTCCATGCTTTTAAAGGATACTAAAGCCCTTGGGGTAGACCTTTTCCTACTAGACGATGGCTGGTTTGCAAATAAATACCCCCGAAACGGAGATATTGCTGGGCTAGGGGACTGGGAAGAAAACAAACAGAAGCTACCCAACGGGATTTCCTCCCTGGTCAGAAATGCAAAGGAAAACCAGGTGAAATTTGGAATCTGGATAGAGCCGGAAATGGTGAACCCAAAAAGTGTTCTTTATGAAAAACATCCCGACTGGGTAGTCAAGCAACCAATGCGCGAGGAATATTATTTCCGCAACCAGCTGGTGCTTGATTTGACAAATCCCAAAGTGCAGGAATTTGTTTTTAATGTAGTAGATTCCCTCTTCATTAAAAATCCAGGACTTGCCTATATAAAGTGGGACTGTAACGCCGTTATCTATAACGCCTTTTCCCAGACGCTTAAAGATCAGTCTTATTTTTATGTAGACTATGTAGAAGGCTTATACAAAGTACTGGCTAAAATCAGGAAAAAATATCCTACCGTTCCGATGATGCTCTGCTCTGGTGGCGGAGGAAGGGTAGATTATGCGGCGCTTCAGTATTTTACCGAATACTGGCCGAGTGATAACACTGACCCCTTAGAGCGGATTTTTATGCAATGGGAATATTCATATTTTTATCCGGCTATCGCAAGTTCAAACCATGTTACAGACTGGGGCAAGCAGCCATTAAAATTTCGTACAGATGTAGCTATGATGGGAAAACTGGGCTTCGATATCGTTGTCAGTGGGCTTAATGAAAAAGATCTTTCCTTTGCAAAGCAGTCTGTTCAGGAATATAATAAAATCAAAGATATGATCTATCAAGGCGACCAATATAGACTGGCAAACCCTTTGGATGGAAGTGTAGCCTCTATGCTATACTTATCCAGAAATGCTGCCCGTGGCGTTGTCTTTAATTACTTGGTGAATAGCAGATATGGTGAAAAAAGCCATCACCCCATAATATTGAACGGATTGGAGCCAGACTCAAAGTACCGCTTGACCGAAATAAATCTTTATCCGGGTACGAAAACCACTTTGCCGAAAGACAAACTCTATTCAGGTGATTTTTTGATGAAAGTGGGCTTTAATCCCGATGTAACTTCTATCAGGACGAGTGTGATCGTAGAAATACAAAAAGTTAATTAA
- a CDS encoding SMI1/KNR4 family protein: MTDKIEQFFKAYWMTEMKSIYTNNVPKEMMQSTIDKDGWYKWKLIPGTLTADDYKKIETKFKATFPDNFIEWHKRYFFADCDCSIIRLPHSLPTKPLESLIDNLDWYIPEQIIPLGLIPFANEGNDAGPLVFDTRNTNDKKDFPIRVYDHEYDGDLDGLSEIIFSSFDKMLECLIHFLTETKTRKRFEVIPDFYTIDPKGAGSTGKSYWTSWTKMEKANFEEFGY, translated from the coding sequence ATGACTGACAAAATCGAACAATTTTTCAAAGCATATTGGATGACAGAAATGAAATCTATTTATACCAACAACGTTCCAAAAGAAATGATGCAATCGACAATTGACAAAGACGGTTGGTATAAATGGAAACTTATTCCAGGAACTTTGACTGCTGATGATTATAAAAAAATAGAAACAAAATTTAAAGCAACATTTCCAGACAACTTTATAGAATGGCATAAGCGTTATTTTTTCGCAGACTGTGACTGTTCAATAATAAGACTTCCACATTCTTTGCCAACAAAACCGTTGGAGAGCTTAATCGATAATCTTGACTGGTACATCCCAGAACAGATTATTCCACTTGGACTCATTCCATTTGCAAACGAAGGGAATGACGCAGGGCCATTAGTATTTGACACAAGAAACACAAATGACAAGAAAGATTTTCCTATTAGAGTTTATGATCATGAATACGATGGTGACTTGGATGGTTTAAGCGAAATTATATTCTCATCATTTGATAAAATGTTAGAATGTTTGATACATTTTTTAACTGAAACTAAGACGAGAAAACGCTTTGAAGTAATACCAGACTTTTACACAATTGATCCTAAAGGTGCGGGTTCGACAGGTAAATCATATTGGACAAGTTGGACAAAAATGGAAAAAGCAAACTTTGAAGAATTTGGATATTAA
- a CDS encoding VanW family protein translates to MKTLKTLTEKHNLISETKFQLKSFLLIVRRQLQNTFADTKKFTDQQQLKSQPIISVSESNLWNINDNEQNWILTAGKVQNLRLATKRLNGVEIDANKPFSFWKHLGNPNIGQGYVLGREIREGCIVPTIAGGLCQLSNALYDAALKANFEIIERHRHTKVIKGSLAEQDRDATVKWNYLDLRFKSNHSFRIEIDLTTDKLIVKFRSIEKNSSHVVSNTNILLQASKLNDCYSCGSFECFKHPDRTSIKQEKAITTFILDDKWSEYENYIEKISTDKDFFIVPLFKNKFIKTNRYDWTVKNVKNVKAISFAAMQRALQLRIAAKMQRNIFALILRLDKKVAKVATNLIPIESTHLVISQNLLPFLWEQGVLGGRTFDVLMSRLPMEKLHQRLDIAHKQFPESKTLNDFRASQALIGLENIALTKARHIITPHQEIADTFNNKSIKLDWILPIVTRKQTSGDKILFPASALGRKGAYEMKRLAKELNLCIVLTGKVIEDNNFWDGVTTEFAGNNPFDNIRVVVYPTYVEHQPRLLLRALAADIPVITTTACGLSPTDNLTIISIGDYETLKQTVKQLIDKSSNLEQGLGEI, encoded by the coding sequence ATGAAGACATTAAAGACATTAACTGAAAAACACAATCTAATAAGTGAGACCAAGTTTCAGTTAAAGTCATTTTTATTAATCGTTAGACGACAACTTCAAAACACTTTTGCAGACACTAAAAAGTTCACAGATCAACAACAACTAAAATCACAACCCATTATTTCTGTTTCTGAAAGCAACCTTTGGAATATTAACGACAACGAACAGAATTGGATTTTGACTGCAGGTAAAGTTCAAAATCTGCGTTTAGCGACAAAACGACTTAACGGAGTTGAAATTGATGCAAACAAACCTTTCAGTTTTTGGAAACATTTAGGAAACCCAAACATTGGACAAGGTTATGTACTCGGTAGAGAAATTAGAGAAGGTTGTATAGTACCGACAATTGCAGGCGGACTTTGCCAACTTTCAAATGCTTTGTATGATGCTGCTTTGAAAGCAAATTTTGAAATCATTGAACGACACCGACACACAAAAGTAATTAAAGGTTCATTAGCCGAACAAGACAGAGATGCAACAGTAAAGTGGAATTATCTTGATTTGCGTTTTAAATCAAATCATTCTTTCAGAATTGAAATTGACCTAACCACCGACAAACTAATCGTAAAGTTTCGTAGCATCGAAAAAAATAGTTCTCATGTTGTTTCGAACACAAATATTTTACTTCAAGCATCAAAACTCAACGACTGCTATTCGTGCGGTAGCTTTGAATGTTTCAAACATCCCGACAGAACTTCCATTAAACAAGAAAAGGCGATTACAACTTTCATCCTTGATGACAAATGGAGTGAGTATGAAAACTACATAGAAAAAATATCAACCGATAAAGACTTTTTCATCGTTCCGCTTTTCAAAAACAAATTCATCAAAACAAATCGTTACGATTGGACAGTTAAAAATGTAAAGAATGTAAAAGCAATTTCATTTGCTGCCATGCAAAGAGCATTGCAATTGCGTATTGCTGCTAAAATGCAACGCAATATTTTTGCTTTAATACTTCGATTGGACAAAAAAGTGGCAAAGGTAGCAACAAATCTTATTCCGATTGAAAGCACACATCTTGTAATCTCCCAAAACTTGTTGCCGTTTCTTTGGGAGCAAGGTGTTTTGGGTGGACGGACATTTGATGTTTTGATGAGCCGCTTGCCAATGGAAAAACTACATCAACGATTAGACATAGCACACAAACAATTTCCAGAAAGCAAAACTTTAAATGATTTCAGAGCTTCACAAGCGTTGATTGGTTTAGAAAATATTGCTTTAACAAAAGCACGACATATCATAACTCCACATCAAGAAATTGCGGATACCTTTAACAATAAATCAATAAAATTAGATTGGATTTTACCGATTGTTACGAGAAAACAAACATCAGGAGACAAAATACTTTTTCCTGCATCTGCATTGGGACGTAAAGGTGCTTACGAAATGAAACGACTTGCTAAAGAATTAAATCTTTGTATTGTCCTAACAGGAAAAGTAATAGAAGACAATAACTTTTGGGATGGAGTAACAACAGAGTTTGCTGGTAATAATCCATTTGACAATATTCGTGTGGTTGTTTATCCAACTTATGTTGAGCATCAGCCAAGACTTTTATTAAGAGCACTTGCGGCAGATATTCCCGTGATTACAACAACTGCTTGCGGACTATCACCAACAGACAACTTGACGATAATTTCAATTGGGGACTATGAAACTTTAAAACAAACAGTAAAACAATTAATTGACAAAAGCTCAAATCTGGAGCAAGGGCTTGGTGAAATTTGA
- a CDS encoding glycoside hydrolase family 97 protein: protein MKKQITFCFLSFMLIEAYCLTVSCFAQEKALYLQSEDHLNKITLSLSQNGALSYSVSRRDRTIIKNSPLGLVCDDQDFTSGLSVNEISPVEKKREKYELKVANNKNIDHVFQRKSITFTNPTGAKLILDLAAGKEGVAFRYRFQDSDKRIRLINDEITGFHMDKDVKGWLQPYNKAGQYEPGYEDFYLNVNSGDPMTGARNPSVGWCMPALFNVNNKQSWVLIAESGTDGSYPGCHLKPEVKDGMYKIAFAQGDEKFTLPLKDKQFAYPESTLPWTMPWRTIIIGDQAGDILLSTMITDLAPASKIEDTSWIEAGKAAWSWWSHPDDHSPEIYKEFSELSASLGFKYTLFDAGWEKANKEGKIVDHALSLGVKPLIWGYSSEYFDAEKRKKRFKELAQMGIKGVKIDFWCSDRQEVMAALQSVFEDAAKEHLLVNLHGTTVPRGWHRTWPNFMTAEAILGTESYFYEPRFPELAAQQNTVLPFTRNVAGPADYTPFALTVRKFPRVNTAAHELATAMTYTSGIIHFADSKEVFDSLPIEVKNLFKQMPSTWDKTAYIVADPGKVIILSREKDSLHYIVGINGSDKQLPVQLDLKKWGRGFSKFRIISEGKDKLMEFNVQTFPLNSRWVYQLAPKGGFVIQFIK, encoded by the coding sequence ATGAAAAAACAAATTACTTTTTGCTTTCTAAGCTTTATGCTGATTGAAGCATACTGTTTAACTGTGAGCTGTTTTGCTCAAGAAAAGGCGCTTTACCTGCAATCTGAAGATCATTTAAACAAAATTACGCTAAGCTTAAGCCAGAATGGAGCATTATCGTATAGTGTAAGCCGAAGGGACAGGACTATAATTAAAAATTCACCTTTGGGCCTGGTTTGCGATGATCAAGACTTCACATCGGGCTTGTCGGTTAATGAAATTTCACCTGTAGAAAAGAAGCGGGAAAAGTATGAATTAAAGGTTGCGAACAATAAAAATATCGACCATGTTTTCCAGCGTAAGAGTATAACTTTTACAAATCCGACAGGCGCGAAACTAATACTGGACCTTGCGGCGGGAAAAGAGGGTGTGGCCTTTCGTTATCGGTTCCAAGACTCTGACAAACGCATAAGGTTGATCAACGATGAAATTACCGGTTTTCACATGGATAAGGATGTCAAAGGATGGCTTCAGCCCTATAACAAGGCAGGACAATACGAACCTGGATATGAGGATTTCTACCTGAATGTAAATTCAGGGGATCCCATGACAGGTGCCCGAAATCCTTCGGTTGGGTGGTGTATGCCTGCACTTTTCAATGTAAACAATAAGCAAAGCTGGGTACTGATAGCAGAATCAGGAACTGATGGGTCCTATCCGGGCTGTCATCTAAAACCAGAAGTAAAAGACGGTATGTACAAAATTGCATTCGCACAAGGGGATGAAAAATTCACCTTGCCTTTAAAAGATAAGCAATTTGCCTACCCCGAGTCAACTCTTCCCTGGACCATGCCCTGGCGTACGATTATAATCGGGGATCAGGCTGGAGACATATTGCTGTCTACTATGATTACTGATCTGGCCCCTGCCTCAAAGATTGAAGACACTTCATGGATAGAAGCGGGTAAAGCGGCCTGGTCCTGGTGGTCACACCCTGATGATCACTCGCCTGAAATTTACAAAGAATTTTCCGAGCTCTCGGCATCTCTTGGCTTTAAATACACACTCTTTGATGCCGGCTGGGAAAAAGCCAACAAAGAAGGAAAAATTGTTGATCACGCTTTATCTTTAGGGGTAAAGCCACTGATTTGGGGTTATTCTTCGGAATATTTTGATGCTGAAAAAAGAAAAAAAAGATTTAAAGAACTGGCTCAAATGGGCATTAAAGGTGTTAAAATTGATTTCTGGTGCTCGGACCGGCAGGAAGTAATGGCGGCACTTCAGTCTGTTTTTGAGGATGCGGCAAAAGAGCATTTATTGGTTAACCTTCATGGCACGACAGTTCCGAGAGGCTGGCACAGAACCTGGCCAAATTTTATGACAGCTGAAGCAATTTTGGGCACAGAAAGTTATTTTTATGAGCCAAGATTTCCCGAACTGGCTGCCCAACAGAACACGGTCTTGCCTTTTACCAGAAACGTAGCCGGACCAGCCGATTACACGCCTTTTGCGCTGACCGTTAGAAAGTTCCCAAGGGTGAACACTGCGGCCCATGAACTTGCGACCGCTATGACCTATACATCAGGCATCATCCATTTTGCAGATTCCAAGGAGGTTTTTGATTCACTTCCTATTGAGGTTAAGAATTTATTTAAACAGATGCCTTCAACCTGGGACAAGACCGCCTATATCGTAGCAGATCCGGGAAAAGTAATTATACTCTCACGCGAAAAAGATTCACTTCATTATATTGTTGGTATTAACGGCTCAGATAAACAGCTACCTGTTCAACTTGATCTAAAAAAATGGGGAAGAGGGTTTTCCAAATTTAGGATCATATCTGAAGGAAAGGATAAACTGATGGAATTTAATGTACAGACTTTTCCCCTTAATTCCCGATGGGTTTACCAGCTGGCCCCAAAAGGCGGCTTTGTCATTCAATTCATTAAATAA